In the genome of Kitasatospora cathayae, one region contains:
- a CDS encoding DUF397 domain-containing protein, with translation MVMRHGADPTASILAFDADEWAAFKAGAADGEFNDLREQASTID, from the coding sequence GTGGTGATGCGTCACGGCGCTGATCCCACAGCGTCGATCCTTGCGTTCGATGCTGATGAGTGGGCCGCGTTCAAGGCGGGCGCCGCCGACGGCGAATTCAACGATCTCCGTGAACAAGCCTCGACAATTGATTGA